The Sphingomonas sp. LY54 genome includes a region encoding these proteins:
- a CDS encoding phosphatidylserine/phosphatidylglycerophosphate/cardiolipin synthase family protein — MADANPKKTTPSVSVSVAGNDLVLLADGRERLEALIALIDGAKEDLRVLYYMFLDDVSGRRVRDALLAAVNRGVNVSLLVDGFGSDTAKAAFFKPLIESACQFCRFSPRFGRRYLLRNHQKLALADSHKVIIGGFNVSDDYFGTLESGAWRDLGLQVEGDSVLGLVRYFDDLFGWARKPNGRIRELRRLLHKHSVTDGKLHWLFGGPTRRLSPWARAMRRDMLSATRLDIIAAYFAPSVGILRRIARVARRGKARLVTAAKSDNNATIGAARNTYWWLLKRGVEIYEYQPTKLHTKLFVIDDAVHIGSANFDMRSLFLNLEMMLRVEDRAFAEAMRGFVDHEIADSEPITRERHRTHRTWFNRLKWGASYFLVAVADYRISRRLNFGGEKKTSG; from the coding sequence ATGGCCGACGCCAATCCGAAGAAAACGACGCCGTCCGTATCGGTCTCCGTCGCAGGCAACGATCTCGTTCTGCTCGCCGACGGCCGCGAGCGGCTCGAGGCGCTGATCGCGCTGATCGACGGGGCCAAAGAAGATCTTCGCGTCCTTTATTACATGTTCCTGGATGACGTGTCTGGGCGGCGGGTGCGGGACGCCTTGCTGGCAGCGGTGAATCGTGGCGTGAATGTGTCATTGCTCGTCGACGGCTTCGGCAGCGACACCGCCAAGGCCGCCTTCTTCAAGCCGCTCATCGAGAGCGCGTGTCAATTCTGCCGCTTCAGCCCGCGCTTCGGGCGGCGCTACCTGCTGCGCAATCACCAGAAGCTCGCGCTCGCAGACAGCCACAAAGTCATTATCGGCGGCTTCAACGTTTCCGACGATTATTTCGGCACGCTTGAATCCGGGGCGTGGCGAGATCTTGGCCTCCAGGTCGAAGGCGACAGCGTCCTTGGCCTCGTCCGTTATTTCGACGATTTGTTCGGGTGGGCCCGCAAGCCAAATGGCCGCATCCGCGAACTGCGTCGGCTGCTCCACAAGCACAGCGTAACCGACGGCAAGCTCCACTGGCTGTTCGGCGGCCCCACCCGGCGATTGAGCCCGTGGGCACGGGCGATGCGGAGGGACATGCTGTCGGCAACGCGGCTCGACATCATCGCCGCATATTTCGCACCGAGCGTCGGCATCCTGCGCCGGATCGCGCGGGTTGCGCGGCGCGGGAAGGCGCGCCTGGTGACTGCGGCGAAGTCCGACAACAATGCAACGATCGGGGCCGCCCGTAATACCTATTGGTGGCTGCTGAAGCGCGGCGTCGAGATCTACGAATATCAGCCGACCAAGCTCCATACGAAACTGTTCGTGATCGACGACGCGGTCCATATCGGATCGGCCAATTTCGACATGCGCAGCCTGTTCCTGAACCTCGAGATGATGCTGCGCGTCGAGGACCGGGCGTTCGCCGAGGCGATGCGCGGCTTCGTCGACCACGAGATCGCCGACAGCGAGCCGATCACGCGCGAGCGCCATCGGACCCACCGGACATGGTTCAATCGCTTGAAATGGGGGGCGTCCTACTTCCTGGTCGCCGTGGCCGACTACCGCATCTCTCGCCGGCTGAATTTCGGCGGGGAGAAGAAGACGTCCGGTTAG
- the rpoZ gene encoding DNA-directed RNA polymerase subunit omega: MARVTVEDCVDKIPNRFDLVLLAAQRARQISGGAELTIDRDRDKNPVVALREIAETTVRPKQLEEAVISNLQRVQVDDDDAPDEVGSLSQSAEALRLTAAAPPRNTNLAGDYE; encoded by the coding sequence ATGGCGCGCGTAACCGTCGAAGATTGCGTCGACAAAATCCCGAACCGTTTCGACCTGGTTCTGCTCGCCGCCCAGCGCGCGCGGCAGATTTCGGGCGGCGCCGAACTTACCATCGATCGCGACCGCGACAAGAATCCGGTCGTCGCGCTGCGCGAGATCGCCGAGACCACGGTGCGTCCCAAGCAGCTCGAAGAAGCGGTCATCTCCAATCTTCAGCGCGTCCAGGTCGACGACGACGATGCGCCGGACGAGGTCGGCTCGCTGAGCCAGTCGGCCGAGGCGCTTCGCCTCACCGCCGCCGCTCCGCCGCGCAACACCAACCTGGCCGGCGACTACGAATAA
- a CDS encoding helix-turn-helix domain-containing protein codes for MLKLDYKKAVLAECGISAALEAVGERWSFLILRGAFNGLHHFEEFQSTLGIARNILSNRLARMVENDILKREPDPGDRRKIAYRLTEKGEALLPVLIALRQWGERWVTGVPSNPVLVDRAAHQPIAPIAVRAGDGRALTLRDLAWVDRSEIGKADAA; via the coding sequence ATGCTCAAGCTGGATTACAAGAAAGCCGTGCTGGCGGAGTGCGGCATCTCGGCCGCGCTCGAAGCGGTCGGCGAACGCTGGTCGTTCCTGATCCTGCGCGGGGCCTTCAACGGCCTCCATCATTTCGAGGAATTCCAGTCGACGCTCGGCATCGCCCGCAACATCCTCTCCAACCGCCTCGCACGCATGGTCGAGAACGACATATTGAAGCGCGAGCCCGATCCGGGCGACCGCCGCAAGATCGCCTACCGCCTCACCGAGAAGGGGGAAGCCCTGCTGCCGGTGTTGATCGCCTTGCGGCAATGGGGCGAACGCTGGGTCACCGGTGTGCCGTCCAACCCCGTCCTCGTCGACCGCGCCGCGCATCAGCCGATTGCGCCGATCGCCGTCCGGGCGGGTGACGGCCGCGCCCTCACCCTCCGCGATCTCGCCTGGGTCGACCGTTCCGAGATCGGCAAGGCGGACGCCGCCTGA
- the wecB gene encoding non-hydrolyzing UDP-N-acetylglucosamine 2-epimerase, producing MSQCRVHLIAAARPNFMKVAPLWHALTATTEFAPVLIHTGQHYDINMSDAIFADLRLPAPDHHLGVGSGSHAEQTARVMVAYEKLATDDRPDWLVVVGDVNSTAACAMAAAKLAIPIVHLEAGLRSRDRDMPEEINRLVTDAVTDVFWTPSEDADFNLLDEGVPADRISRVGNIMIDSLEMVRGGIEAAGFRADLGLGDAPYGVVTLHRPSNVDDLQQLTALVDALVDAQQRLPLVFSLHPRTLARLTEAGLLNRLDTSGVRLLEPVPYVNFMNLVVGATAIITDSGGIQEETTYLGIPCLTLRENTERPITVSHGTNRLVRAETLVAELEAALGRRGAPQAPPEHWDGRTALRCVEDLRVRNGSGRRRTR from the coding sequence ATGTCCCAGTGCCGCGTCCATCTGATCGCCGCCGCGCGGCCCAATTTCATGAAGGTGGCGCCGCTCTGGCACGCGCTGACCGCGACGACCGAGTTCGCGCCGGTGCTGATCCACACCGGGCAGCATTACGACATCAACATGTCGGACGCGATTTTCGCGGACCTGCGGCTGCCGGCGCCCGATCACCATCTCGGGGTCGGTTCCGGCTCCCATGCGGAGCAGACCGCGCGCGTCATGGTCGCTTATGAAAAGCTGGCGACCGACGACCGGCCCGACTGGCTGGTCGTGGTCGGCGACGTCAATTCTACCGCGGCCTGCGCAATGGCGGCCGCCAAGCTCGCGATTCCGATCGTCCATCTCGAGGCGGGGCTGCGCAGCCGGGACCGCGACATGCCGGAGGAGATCAACCGCTTGGTCACCGACGCCGTTACCGACGTTTTCTGGACCCCGTCCGAAGATGCCGATTTCAATCTGCTGGACGAGGGGGTTCCTGCCGACCGGATCAGCCGCGTCGGAAACATCATGATCGACAGTCTGGAGATGGTCCGCGGCGGCATCGAAGCGGCCGGGTTTCGGGCCGACCTGGGGCTGGGCGACGCGCCCTACGGCGTCGTGACCCTCCACCGGCCGTCCAATGTCGACGATCTTCAGCAGCTGACGGCGTTGGTTGATGCGCTGGTCGATGCGCAGCAGCGCCTCCCGCTCGTCTTCTCGCTCCATCCGCGCACGCTTGCCCGCCTCACCGAGGCAGGGCTGCTGAACCGTCTCGACACCTCCGGAGTGCGATTGCTCGAGCCGGTGCCCTATGTAAACTTCATGAACCTCGTCGTCGGTGCGACGGCGATCATCACCGACAGCGGCGGCATTCAGGAGGAAACGACCTATCTCGGCATCCCCTGCCTGACGCTGCGCGAAAATACCGAGCGGCCGATCACGGTCAGCCATGGCACCAACCGGCTGGTGCGCGCCGAAACCCTCGTCGCGGAGCTCGAAGCGGCGCTTGGCCGCCGCGGAGCGCCGCAGGCGCCGCCCGAACATTGGGACGGCCGGACGGCGCTTCGCTGCGTCGAGGACCTGCGCGTCCGCAACGGCAGCGGCCGCCGCCGCACGCGGTGA
- a CDS encoding bifunctional (p)ppGpp synthetase/guanosine-3',5'-bis(diphosphate) 3'-pyrophosphohydrolase: MLRQYELLEKVRGYDPDADEAMLNRAYVFSMQKHGTQKRASGDPYFSHPIEVAGILTDLRLDDETIVTAILHDTIEDTVATPEEIEKLFGKNVARLVDGVTKLSKIEAQTESQRAAENLRKFLLAMSGDIRVLLVKLADRLHNMRTLHFIKNEDKRRRIARETMDIYAPLAERIGMYEFMTEMQTLAFRELEPDAYASISKRLEQLHKGGGDLIERISRGLKAHLEASGIEAEVQGREKHPYSIWRKMAERHVSFEQLSDVMAFRAIVGSVEECYHTLGLIHQRWPMVPGRFKDFISTPKRNGYQSLHTSVIHDEQVRIEIQIRTRDMHAQAEHGLAAHWAYKEGKTVASTQHPWISDLIEILDHAGSAEELLEHTRMAMYQDRIFAFTPKGELIQLPKGATPVDFAYAVHTDLGDQTVGAKINGRVMPLRTPLENGDQVEILVSKAQHPQPGWLSFVVTGKARAKIRRFVKSKEREETIALGRKIFDEIVQRLPTQLGWEAVTEAMKRLNIHDDDSLMEAIALKRIDDVAVMEALMPGSATKQGVKPPPQRQAISIKGLTPGVAFDLAACCHPIPGDRIVGLRREGAGIEVHTIGCETLASGIDADWVDLAWGDEADGGAARLCIVMKNEAGALAVIAGILGSHGANIVSMDQVSRDGSFHTFHFDIEVHDVQHLMRILAALRATEVVSTAERM; the protein is encoded by the coding sequence GTGCTCAGGCAATATGAACTGCTCGAAAAAGTAAGGGGCTACGACCCCGACGCCGACGAGGCGATGCTCAACCGCGCCTATGTCTTTTCGATGCAGAAGCACGGGACGCAGAAGCGCGCGTCGGGCGACCCCTATTTCAGCCATCCGATCGAGGTGGCGGGCATCCTTACCGATCTGCGGCTCGACGACGAGACCATCGTCACCGCCATTCTCCACGACACGATCGAGGATACGGTCGCGACGCCCGAGGAGATCGAGAAGCTGTTCGGCAAGAATGTCGCGCGGCTGGTCGACGGCGTCACCAAGCTCTCCAAGATCGAGGCGCAGACCGAGAGCCAGCGCGCGGCCGAGAATCTGCGCAAGTTCCTGCTCGCCATGTCAGGCGACATCCGCGTCCTGCTCGTCAAACTCGCCGACCGTCTCCACAACATGCGCACGCTCCACTTCATCAAGAATGAGGATAAGCGTCGCCGCATCGCCCGTGAGACGATGGACATCTATGCCCCGCTCGCCGAGCGGATCGGCATGTACGAGTTCATGACCGAGATGCAGACGCTCGCGTTCCGCGAGCTCGAGCCCGACGCCTATGCGTCCATCTCGAAGCGGCTCGAGCAGCTCCACAAGGGCGGCGGCGACCTGATCGAGCGGATCAGCCGCGGCCTCAAGGCGCATCTCGAGGCGAGCGGCATCGAGGCCGAGGTCCAGGGCCGCGAGAAGCATCCTTATTCGATCTGGCGCAAGATGGCCGAGCGCCACGTCAGCTTCGAGCAATTGTCGGACGTCATGGCCTTCCGCGCGATCGTGGGCTCGGTCGAGGAATGCTACCACACGCTCGGCCTGATCCATCAGCGCTGGCCGATGGTGCCCGGCCGCTTCAAGGACTTCATTTCTACGCCCAAGCGCAACGGATACCAGTCGCTGCACACGTCGGTGATCCACGACGAGCAGGTCCGCATCGAGATCCAGATTCGCACCCGCGACATGCATGCCCAGGCCGAGCACGGCCTCGCCGCCCACTGGGCCTATAAGGAAGGCAAGACGGTCGCCTCGACCCAGCATCCCTGGATCAGCGACCTGATCGAGATCCTCGACCATGCCGGCAGCGCCGAGGAGCTGCTCGAACATACCCGCATGGCGATGTACCAGGACCGGATCTTCGCCTTCACGCCCAAGGGCGAGCTGATCCAGCTTCCCAAGGGCGCGACGCCGGTCGATTTCGCTTATGCGGTGCATACCGATCTCGGCGACCAGACGGTCGGCGCCAAGATCAACGGCCGGGTGATGCCGCTACGCACCCCGCTCGAAAATGGCGACCAGGTCGAGATCCTCGTCTCCAAGGCGCAGCACCCACAGCCCGGCTGGCTGAGCTTCGTCGTCACTGGCAAGGCCCGCGCCAAGATCCGCCGCTTCGTGAAATCCAAGGAGCGCGAGGAGACGATCGCGCTCGGCCGCAAAATTTTCGACGAGATCGTCCAGCGCCTGCCGACGCAGCTCGGCTGGGAAGCGGTCACCGAGGCGATGAAGCGGCTCAACATCCACGACGACGATTCGCTGATGGAGGCGATCGCGCTGAAGCGGATCGACGACGTCGCCGTGATGGAAGCCCTGATGCCGGGCTCGGCGACCAAGCAGGGCGTCAAGCCGCCGCCGCAACGGCAGGCCATCTCGATCAAGGGCCTGACTCCAGGCGTGGCGTTCGACCTTGCCGCCTGCTGCCACCCGATTCCGGGCGACCGCATCGTCGGCCTGCGCCGCGAAGGCGCCGGGATCGAGGTGCACACGATCGGCTGCGAGACTCTGGCGAGCGGAATCGATGCCGACTGGGTTGATCTCGCCTGGGGCGACGAGGCGGACGGCGGCGCCGCGCGCCTGTGCATAGTGATGAAGAACGAGGCCGGCGCCCTCGCCGTCATCGCCGGCATCCTCGGCAGCCACGGCGCCAACATCGTCAGCATGGACCAGGTGAGCCGCGACGGCAGCTTCCACACCTTCCATTTCGACATAGAGGTGCACGACGTTCAGCATTTGATGCGGATCCTCGCCGCGCTCCGCGCCACCGAGGTGGTCTCCACCGCCGAGCGGATGTAA
- a CDS encoding DUF411 domain-containing protein, with protein sequence MMDRRLFLGALGAAAFVGPRAEAFAPAPSFVMWHSPGCGCCLEWAKRMEAAFKRKLPVVEVADLAGVKLARGVPAELQSCHTALVHGYAIEGHVPPADIQRLVASRSRTIAGLAVPGMPAGSPGMDVGHSRKQPYQVIAFAPNGRRSVFASYG encoded by the coding sequence ATGATGGACCGGCGCCTCTTCCTCGGTGCGCTCGGCGCGGCCGCCTTCGTCGGGCCCCGCGCTGAAGCGTTCGCGCCGGCGCCGAGCTTCGTGATGTGGCACAGCCCGGGCTGCGGCTGCTGCCTCGAATGGGCAAAGCGGATGGAGGCGGCCTTCAAGCGGAAGCTGCCCGTCGTGGAAGTCGCCGACCTCGCCGGAGTCAAGCTCGCCCGCGGCGTACCGGCGGAGCTTCAGTCCTGCCACACCGCCCTGGTCCACGGCTATGCGATCGAGGGCCATGTGCCGCCGGCCGATATCCAGCGGCTGGTCGCAAGCCGGTCCCGCACCATCGCCGGCCTCGCCGTCCCGGGCATGCCCGCCGGATCGCCGGGCATGGATGTCGGCCACAGCCGCAAGCAGCCCTACCAGGTCATTGCGTTCGCGCCGAACGGGCGGCGATCGGTCTTCGCCAGCTACGGCTGA
- a CDS encoding tryptophan 2,3-dioxygenase, whose translation MNDKPSMTYGQYLGLPRLLSAQHPISDHHDELLFVIIHQTKELWLKQVIHELKLARELVRADALVPVHKNLSRVSRIQAVMTLSWDVLATLTPTDYTSFRHVLGSSSGFQSAQFRQVEYLLGLKDAGHLRFQEEGSAEHEALGAALRSPSLWDEANAALARAGFDLPPAVLDRDWSEPYQPSPEVEAAWATVYRDAKRWWPLYQLAEKLVDVDDAMATWRHKHVITVERVIGFKRGTGGTAGVSYLQSTLGKRAFPELWTLRTAL comes from the coding sequence ATGAACGACAAGCCTTCCATGACCTACGGCCAGTATCTCGGCCTCCCGCGATTGCTGAGCGCCCAGCATCCGATCTCGGATCACCATGACGAGCTTTTGTTCGTCATCATCCACCAGACCAAGGAATTGTGGCTGAAGCAGGTGATCCACGAGCTCAAGCTGGCGCGCGAGCTGGTCCGCGCCGACGCGCTCGTGCCGGTCCACAAGAATCTGTCGCGCGTGTCGCGCATCCAGGCGGTGATGACCTTGTCCTGGGACGTGCTCGCAACGCTGACGCCGACCGATTATACCAGCTTCCGCCACGTTCTCGGATCGAGCTCGGGCTTCCAGTCCGCCCAGTTCCGCCAGGTCGAGTATCTGCTGGGCCTGAAGGATGCCGGCCACCTCCGCTTCCAGGAGGAAGGGAGTGCGGAGCACGAGGCACTGGGCGCAGCGCTGCGCAGCCCGAGCCTGTGGGACGAGGCCAATGCCGCGCTGGCGCGGGCGGGATTCGATCTGCCGCCCGCGGTGCTCGATCGCGATTGGAGCGAGCCCTATCAGCCGAGCCCCGAGGTCGAGGCGGCCTGGGCCACCGTCTATCGCGACGCCAAGCGCTGGTGGCCGCTCTACCAGCTCGCCGAGAAATTGGTCGATGTGGACGACGCTATGGCCACGTGGCGGCACAAGCATGTGATCACGGTCGAACGCGTCATCGGCTTCAAGCGCGGCACGGGCGGCACTGCGGGCGTCTCCTATCTCCAGTCGACGCTCGGCAAGCGCGCCTTCCCCGAATTATGGACGCTGCGGACGGCTTTGTGA